The following are encoded together in the Armatimonadota bacterium genome:
- the thiD gene encoding bifunctional hydroxymethylpyrimidine kinase/phosphomethylpyrimidine kinase, whose amino-acid sequence MDERIPRVLTIAGSDSSAGAGIQLDLKVFNRLGAYGMTVVTAVTAQNTLGIQKIAKIAPRIVAAQIDSVTRDIGVDACKIGMLFSSQTISVVAKRIRRRNIPNVVVDPLIAAKDGTALIATKGVERLRRELIPFALVVTPNVREAEILSGMTVKTLADLKAAAVEIYKMGCQYVLAKGGHLEGEPVDILFDGSNFVELSGVRLAGPPVHGTGCAFSAALAARIAMGDDVLTAAQFSKNFVFELIRSAVKLGKGNLLIR is encoded by the coding sequence ATGGACGAAAGAATTCCTAGGGTTTTAACAATTGCCGGGTCGGATTCGAGCGCAGGGGCAGGAATACAGCTCGATCTTAAGGTATTTAATCGCCTAGGTGCGTATGGCATGACTGTGGTTACAGCCGTGACCGCGCAAAACACGCTAGGTATCCAGAAAATTGCGAAAATCGCGCCACGTATTGTGGCCGCCCAAATTGATTCGGTTACTCGCGATATAGGCGTTGATGCTTGCAAAATAGGAATGTTATTTAGCAGTCAAACTATTAGCGTTGTTGCAAAGCGAATTCGCAGGAGAAATATTCCAAATGTAGTTGTTGACCCGCTGATTGCTGCAAAGGACGGAACGGCGCTTATAGCAACCAAAGGGGTAGAGCGTTTAAGGCGGGAGCTCATACCGTTTGCCCTTGTTGTTACGCCAAACGTCAGGGAGGCGGAAATACTCTCAGGGATGACAGTTAAAACTCTCGCTGATTTGAAGGCAGCAGCAGTGGAGATATACAAAATGGGTTGCCAATATGTGCTTGCAAAAGGTGGGCATTTGGAGGGGGAGCCAGTTGACATCTTATTTGATGGCAGCAATTTTGTGGAGCTTTCTGGCGTTCGTTTGGCAGGGCCCCCAGTTCACGGGACAGGGTGCGCGTTCTCTGCGGCGTTGGCGGCAAGGATTGCCATGGGAGATGATGTATTGACGGCTGCCCAATTTTCGAAAAATTTTGTTTTCGAGCTAATTCGTTCAGCTGTGAAGTTGGGAAAAGGGAACTTACTGATTAGGTAA
- a CDS encoding MBL fold metallo-hydrolase yields MIAGVVIKWLGHACFLVTALAGTNIVFDPFGEGLGYKVPRVEADVVFVSHSHFDHNAINVLKGSPKVIGPLEGKACDSGKIKVGKSFISYKSILTDHDPSGGRQRGKNTVRVVELEGVRICHLGDLGHLLTSDQVKEIGKVDVLMIPVGSVYTIDGNQAKKVVAQLKPKMVIPMHFKTPDLKLNLETADEFLRGWKNIEHKEKIQITKGSLPKETTIVMLKY; encoded by the coding sequence ATGATTGCAGGAGTTGTGATTAAATGGTTGGGACACGCATGTTTCCTGGTTACCGCATTGGCAGGAACGAACATCGTATTTGATCCTTTTGGTGAGGGTTTGGGTTATAAAGTACCCAGGGTAGAAGCTGACGTTGTGTTTGTAAGCCATAGTCATTTTGACCACAACGCAATAAACGTGCTTAAAGGCAGTCCCAAAGTAATAGGTCCTCTAGAAGGCAAAGCTTGCGACTCTGGCAAGATCAAAGTTGGTAAGAGTTTTATTTCCTACAAATCAATCCTTACAGACCACGACCCATCGGGTGGGCGGCAGCGCGGCAAAAATACTGTGCGTGTGGTTGAGCTTGAAGGTGTAAGAATTTGCCACCTTGGTGACCTGGGGCATTTGCTGACTTCTGATCAAGTGAAGGAAATTGGGAAAGTGGACGTATTGATGATTCCGGTTGGCTCTGTGTACACGATTGATGGTAATCAGGCGAAAAAAGTTGTTGCCCAGCTTAAGCCTAAGATGGTCATACCCATGCATTTCAAAACGCCAGACCTGAAGCTCAACCTTGAAACCGCGGATGAATTTCTGAGGGGTTGGAAAAATATCGAGCACAAGGAAAAGATTCAAATAACAAAAGGGTCGCTTCCAAAGGAGACCACCATAGTAATGTTGAAGTACTAA
- a CDS encoding lytic transglycosylase domain-containing protein — translation MPSRIAATCAIILAITQAVFGKSLSGDEYIALRRSLGANLVIFSSAKANPCSHIGKIFELTGTVNGYASGGSTASFVLNFSGDSVVISASELPDCISNGNTIRVLVKIANGSVASLSDLQLIAAAYDYDVTKREKELASRTQKTETTPVIQKKQTPKTTTTRLKRGTALSSRAMQVFDAYRNAIKRFNPRLSSQQLDTITASILAFSEHYGIDPRLIVALILAESNFRTNATSPKGAMGLAQLMPGTARGLGVSNPYDPVQNIAGCIKLLRGHLDKHGDLRLALACYNAGAGAVKKYGGIPPYRETQNYVRKVTEIYRLLCGK, via the coding sequence ATGCCGTCGAGAATAGCGGCTACTTGCGCAATTATCCTTGCTATCACTCAAGCGGTTTTTGGGAAAAGCCTGTCCGGCGATGAATATATTGCCCTGAGGAGATCACTTGGGGCAAATCTCGTCATCTTTTCATCTGCAAAAGCGAACCCATGCTCGCACATTGGGAAAATTTTTGAGCTTACAGGTACGGTCAACGGCTATGCCAGCGGTGGAAGCACTGCCAGCTTCGTTCTAAATTTCTCCGGGGACTCCGTGGTTATTTCCGCCTCTGAGCTCCCCGACTGCATTTCGAACGGAAACACCATTCGCGTGCTGGTAAAAATCGCCAATGGTTCGGTTGCAAGTCTATCTGACCTACAGTTAATCGCCGCCGCCTACGATTACGACGTCACAAAACGCGAGAAAGAACTTGCCTCGAGAACGCAAAAGACCGAAACTACCCCTGTAATTCAAAAAAAGCAAACACCAAAAACAACTACCACCAGGCTAAAGAGAGGCACCGCTTTGTCGAGCCGAGCCATGCAGGTGTTTGACGCTTACCGCAATGCCATTAAGCGCTTCAATCCTCGGCTTAGTTCCCAACAGCTCGATACGATTACTGCCAGCATTCTAGCCTTCAGCGAGCATTATGGGATAGACCCAAGGTTGATTGTTGCCCTCATACTAGCCGAGTCGAACTTCCGGACGAACGCCACATCGCCAAAAGGGGCGATGGGACTTGCTCAGCTGATGCCTGGAACAGCGCGGGGTTTGGGAGTTTCAAACCCATATGACCCAGTTCAAAACATTGCTGGTTGTATCAAATTATTGCGCGGCCATCTTGACAAACACGGCGACCTCAGACTGGCACTCGCTTGCTATAACGCTGGTGCGGGGGCGGTAAAGAAATACGGCGGCATTCCGCCTTACCGAGAAACCCAAAACTACGTCCGCAAGGTCACCGAAATCTACCGCCTATTGTGCGGCAAGTAA
- a CDS encoding AEC family transporter yields the protein MSATGTVLSIFLLLSVGYGAKKVKLLRDQDADLLNTVVVYITLPAFIFDAIYSYRQPIPLSIAKVPIIGFAMILVVLGIAYIVGRAMGLDRPTLGGMIIASGFGNTGFLGYPLVQAAFREKAALVTAALYDELAMALPLYTLGALIAAGFAGRRVDREQLLRVFTLPSMLSIPIALIIRPISLPNPLLEAVRYLAAGTVPLVMISLGLSLSGRSLRGLALPVAVTCVLKLVVLPVITYYAARSGGLSGVMHQVTVVEAGMPSAIMTCVIASKFGANARFVAGVIFLTTLLSIASIPLMLYLLSVQ from the coding sequence GTGAGCGCAACCGGAACAGTTTTATCTATTTTTCTTCTCCTTTCCGTTGGATACGGAGCGAAGAAGGTTAAACTCCTTCGAGACCAGGATGCTGACCTGTTAAACACTGTGGTCGTCTACATTACCCTTCCTGCCTTCATCTTTGATGCTATATACAGCTACCGCCAGCCAATTCCCTTATCCATCGCAAAGGTTCCTATCATAGGCTTTGCCATGATTCTTGTTGTCCTTGGGATTGCATATATTGTTGGGCGGGCAATGGGGCTTGACCGTCCGACGCTTGGGGGCATGATTATTGCAAGTGGCTTCGGAAATACGGGCTTTTTGGGCTACCCACTGGTTCAGGCGGCTTTTAGAGAGAAAGCTGCTCTTGTGACCGCCGCCCTTTATGATGAGCTTGCCATGGCACTGCCACTTTATACCCTTGGCGCGTTAATTGCTGCCGGATTTGCGGGAAGGCGGGTAGACCGGGAACAGCTGCTGAGAGTTTTTACTCTTCCTTCCATGCTTTCTATTCCAATAGCGCTAATCATTAGGCCAATCTCGCTTCCAAATCCGCTACTAGAAGCTGTCAGGTATCTTGCTGCAGGTACGGTCCCGCTGGTCATGATTTCTCTGGGATTATCGCTTAGTGGAAGGTCTTTGAGGGGACTAGCTTTGCCTGTGGCAGTGACCTGCGTCTTAAAGTTAGTAGTTCTGCCAGTTATCACTTATTATGCCGCAAGAAGTGGTGGCTTGAGTGGGGTGATGCACCAGGTTACAGTTGTCGAAGCCGGAATGCCAAGCGCAATAATGACCTGCGTTATTGCCTCTAAATTTGGCGCGAATGCTCGTTTTGTTGCAGGTGTGATATTCTTGACAACCCTTCTAAGCATTGCCTCTATTCCGCTTATGCTTTATTTACTCAGTGTGCAATAG
- a CDS encoding STAS domain-containing protein yields MRNTIAMPLNFQIESENALLRINLSGEMTYEFLQDASQKILNVVKDQKGPVLLDLSGVTYISEDGLALLVSLYRDAVSRGATIYLEGAKEAVADRIKRCGIDQFLKPRPSH; encoded by the coding sequence GTGAGGAACACAATAGCAATGCCTTTAAACTTTCAAATAGAAAGCGAAAACGCCCTACTTCGAATTAATCTGTCGGGCGAAATGACATACGAGTTCCTACAAGACGCGAGTCAAAAGATTTTAAACGTCGTCAAAGACCAAAAAGGCCCCGTTTTGTTGGATCTCAGCGGCGTAACATATATTTCCGAAGACGGTTTGGCTCTGCTGGTCTCTTTATACCGTGATGCAGTAAGCCGAGGAGCAACAATTTATCTCGAAGGCGCAAAAGAAGCGGTTGCAGACCGAATCAAGCGTTGTGGAATTGACCAATTCCTCAAGCCAAGACCTTCTCACTAA
- a CDS encoding YHS domain-containing protein, which yields MVRDPVCGEDLEDVEYPEVEEYKGRYYYFGALECAQEFRRNPEKYVAGREEELGVPVPEYARKD from the coding sequence ATGGTGCGCGATCCCGTATGTGGTGAAGATCTCGAAGATGTGGAGTACCCTGAAGTTGAGGAATATAAGGGTCGTTATTATTACTTTGGCGCGCTTGAATGCGCTCAAGAGTTTCGACGAAATCCTGAGAAATATGTCGCCGGCCGTGAAGAAGAGTTAGGCGTGCCGGTGCCAGAGTATGCAAGGAAGGATTAA
- a CDS encoding CTP synthase — protein MIKYIFVTGGVVSSIGKGITAASLGRLLKNRGFKVTMQKIDPYINVDAGTMNPFQHGEVFVTNDGAETDLDLGHYERFVDVDLTRESNVTTGSIYNAVIQKERRGDYLGATVQVIPHITDEIKERIRNAPLEAGADVAVVELGGTVGDIEGQPFLEAIRQFKKDAGPENVLYIHVTLIPFVGPWGEVKTKPTQHSVARLREMGIQPDILVCRSKVPLSEEMKEKISLFCDVDKEAIIEALDTECIYEVPLKFEAEGLAKQVIKRLGLHNGEPQLAEWQRIVDILKHPKRRTTIAVVGKYVANGDAYISIGEAIKHGGIANETGVDVKWIDSEEIEGKGAEELLKDVDAVVVAGGFGARGTEGKIEAIRYVRENNVPFLGLCYGLQMAVIEYARHKCGLAEANTEEIDPECIHPVIHLLPEQKGVVSKGGTMRLGIYPCRIAEGTLAWKIYRDELVYERHRHRFEVNNAYRDQLAEAGMVFSGVSPDNRLVEIIELPDHPFFIATQFHPEFKSRPNRAHPLFAGLVKAALDCRRRGSAASKEVRVGRS, from the coding sequence GTGATAAAGTACATATTTGTGACGGGCGGCGTTGTTTCATCCATCGGCAAGGGTATAACAGCGGCTTCGTTGGGTAGATTGCTGAAAAACCGCGGGTTCAAAGTAACCATGCAGAAAATTGACCCTTATATAAATGTTGACGCGGGCACAATGAACCCTTTCCAGCATGGCGAAGTCTTTGTTACTAACGACGGCGCAGAGACCGATTTGGATTTAGGGCATTATGAGCGGTTTGTAGACGTGGACCTAACACGTGAGTCAAATGTTACTACTGGCAGCATCTACAATGCGGTAATTCAAAAGGAGCGCCGAGGCGATTATCTTGGTGCTACTGTCCAGGTCATCCCCCATATTACCGACGAGATCAAGGAACGTATAAGGAATGCGCCGCTTGAGGCTGGTGCTGACGTGGCGGTTGTTGAATTAGGCGGCACGGTTGGTGACATCGAAGGTCAGCCTTTTCTAGAGGCAATCCGCCAGTTTAAAAAGGATGCCGGCCCTGAAAATGTCCTTTATATACATGTCACACTCATACCTTTTGTCGGGCCATGGGGCGAAGTCAAAACCAAGCCAACTCAACACAGCGTTGCCAGGCTGCGCGAAATGGGCATCCAGCCAGATATTCTAGTCTGCAGGTCGAAGGTGCCACTAAGTGAGGAGATGAAGGAAAAAATATCCCTGTTCTGTGATGTGGACAAGGAAGCGATTATTGAGGCATTAGACACAGAATGCATATACGAAGTGCCGCTCAAATTCGAGGCGGAAGGTTTGGCTAAACAGGTCATTAAAAGGCTTGGTCTTCATAATGGCGAACCGCAGTTGGCTGAGTGGCAGAGAATTGTTGATATCCTCAAGCATCCAAAACGCCGAACCACAATAGCCGTTGTTGGCAAATATGTTGCCAACGGAGATGCATATATTAGCATAGGAGAGGCCATCAAACATGGTGGGATAGCCAACGAAACTGGTGTTGACGTAAAGTGGATTGACTCCGAAGAAATTGAGGGCAAAGGTGCGGAAGAACTGCTAAAGGACGTGGATGCCGTGGTAGTTGCGGGTGGCTTTGGGGCTCGCGGCACGGAAGGCAAGATAGAAGCAATCCGCTACGTTCGCGAGAACAACGTGCCCTTCCTTGGTTTATGCTATGGTCTTCAGATGGCTGTCATCGAATATGCTAGACATAAGTGTGGGCTCGCAGAGGCAAATACTGAGGAAATCGACCCAGAATGCATACATCCTGTAATTCATTTGCTTCCCGAACAAAAGGGTGTGGTAAGCAAGGGCGGCACAATGAGGCTGGGGATTTACCCTTGCCGAATTGCTGAGGGTACGCTTGCATGGAAGATTTATAGGGACGAGCTAGTTTATGAACGCCATAGGCATAGATTTGAGGTAAATAACGCATATCGCGACCAGTTGGCAGAGGCTGGAATGGTTTTCAGTGGAGTCTCGCCTGACAATCGGCTGGTTGAAATTATAGAGTTGCCGGACCATCCCTTCTTCATAGCCACGCAGTTTCACCCGGAGTTCAAATCCAGGCCCAATCGGGCACATCCTCTATTTGCAGGATTGGTGAAAGCGGCGCTTGATTGCCGCCGCAGGGGCAGTGCAGCTAGTAAGGAAGTGCGAGTCGGCAGGTCGTGA
- a CDS encoding glycosyl hydrolase, giving the protein MRLPRLVLLLFLLFFCFSPSVCSQNSLLMSFRYPPKEFSPIPIWWWSGDKITEERLAWQMEKMVEGHIYNAIILNLYPTSDDPPYFSPRWWELMDFTLRKADELGMKIWFYDGLGFAESDIQNRLMGTNAEFKAEYLACESTDVTEGKAAELKLPAGRFIAACAAPILENSSLGEPKDLSAEFKGGVLKWTPLAGSWRVMLFYAMPSSRFDYSNAIACSKLIDSIHGEYERRYARYLGKTIPGSFQDELPPLPHWSKTFLVEFQKRKGYDLTPHLPALFYDCGPKTAKYRIDYRDVIASMCEDAFFKPLFEWHEKHGMICGMDQFIRNADPINAQIYYHDYFRTMRWFGAPGQDQHGDARPHASIAHLYGRPRVWLEGFYNSGWGQTLEELAQLVNIWYVRGANLYDPHAWYYSTAGGWWEWAPPCTSFRQPYWRHYKYFADYVARLSFLLSQGRHVCDIAVLYPSTTIHAEMTVEDNISDSAGKTAQRFWQTVQSLDKDKRDFDWIDEDSLQRAVCANGRLNVSSESYRVLILPRALYLKTSSAKKIEEFARSGGLVLVVDNAPIGSAESGRDDPEIQSLFAKLIDQGLVTMLSYPGIIPETLEVLLPRDHSPNIRCTHRAVGDIHFYFVLPESAGPWKITLSAKGQPEVWDPYTGNVYPVTDYSITDAGTEMTFNFDLSPAFFIVINPKATANEGKNLLTNNSQQSTAPQSPILQFPDEWDFRIYPTLDNRWGDFRLPASKGMMPVEVRDFRYTDDPKNEGLKAGWHKSNFDDSKWARAVYTFGPYWNMSDPIRMSSLDELEKPMPPEEWHANSPNWRAVVYSRQLGIEKDPIHLTTLGPKSRVPADFALVKFDEVISARYLSTFVYSPKARSATLYVSSQFPKRVWLNGSLVINQPANKPPVFSARVKLMKGWNKVLIKLAHDGAATERLSFSISDENMPSAKWIWAAKPEAPIVYFRKVLEVPYQPKESSINITCDNGYELYVNGKLIGREVGYDQSYWQTAEHFSIPLRKGKNIIAVKAINLGGPGGLVAWGEVKSASNKRLPLATNETWEFSTRWEPGWTTKKALTGWLPAKCLGSLDNSQWGKVFAQPASQNLKQCPAMPNFDLPGTIYDPNPTYAPYAWYRFKLPPGTIAIRPSVSVPYEIYVNGNRQVIGKDGVVRLKSPVSGGVCAIRAKQKPGLKAGAIFSKPIQFECAPGKITLGSWHEKGLSTYSGIGVYSRTFNLPGEYVGKPLILDLGEVRGTAEVRINGKQAGVRIWKPYRFEIGNLVRAGDNKVEIIVTNTLGPHYRIAMPTPYVYPGQEISGILGPVSLMQRENNIKLPN; this is encoded by the coding sequence ATGAGACTTCCGCGTTTGGTACTCTTGCTGTTTCTGTTATTTTTCTGCTTCAGCCCATCCGTATGTTCACAAAACTCTCTTCTAATGTCATTTCGATATCCGCCAAAGGAATTCAGCCCTATTCCCATTTGGTGGTGGAGTGGGGACAAAATCACAGAAGAGCGGCTTGCCTGGCAGATGGAAAAAATGGTTGAGGGGCATATTTATAACGCAATAATCCTAAATCTATATCCAACTTCAGACGACCCGCCATATTTTTCTCCTAGATGGTGGGAACTAATGGATTTCACCCTCCGCAAAGCTGATGAACTTGGCATGAAAATATGGTTTTATGATGGCCTGGGCTTCGCTGAATCGGACATTCAAAACCGTCTGATGGGAACAAACGCTGAGTTTAAGGCAGAATATCTAGCTTGTGAATCAACCGACGTGACCGAAGGAAAAGCGGCTGAGCTAAAGCTGCCGGCTGGCAGGTTTATTGCCGCCTGTGCGGCACCAATACTAGAAAATTCATCGCTTGGAGAACCAAAAGATTTGTCTGCAGAGTTTAAGGGTGGAGTGCTAAAGTGGACGCCATTAGCCGGAAGCTGGCGCGTAATGCTCTTCTATGCAATGCCTTCGTCAAGGTTCGACTACTCAAATGCGATTGCATGCAGCAAGTTAATCGATAGCATTCATGGCGAGTATGAGCGCCGATATGCCCGCTATCTTGGTAAAACTATTCCTGGCAGCTTTCAGGATGAGCTGCCACCACTACCCCACTGGTCAAAAACTTTCCTCGTTGAGTTTCAGAAGCGCAAGGGATACGATTTAACACCGCACCTTCCAGCGCTTTTTTATGACTGCGGCCCAAAGACAGCCAAGTACCGCATAGACTACCGCGATGTAATAGCAAGCATGTGCGAAGACGCCTTCTTCAAACCGCTCTTTGAGTGGCACGAGAAGCATGGGATGATATGCGGCATGGACCAGTTTATCCGCAATGCAGACCCCATCAACGCTCAGATTTATTACCACGACTACTTCCGCACCATGAGATGGTTCGGCGCCCCTGGCCAGGATCAGCATGGTGATGCTAGACCTCATGCCTCAATTGCCCATTTATATGGAAGACCCCGTGTATGGCTGGAAGGCTTCTATAATTCAGGCTGGGGGCAGACCCTAGAAGAACTTGCCCAACTTGTAAACATTTGGTACGTCCGCGGTGCGAATTTATATGATCCCCATGCCTGGTACTATAGCACTGCTGGCGGATGGTGGGAATGGGCGCCGCCTTGCACCTCGTTCCGTCAACCATACTGGAGGCATTACAAATACTTTGCTGATTATGTTGCACGCCTTAGTTTCTTGCTTAGTCAGGGGAGGCATGTTTGCGACATCGCGGTGCTCTACCCTTCTACAACCATCCATGCTGAGATGACGGTAGAGGACAACATTTCCGATTCTGCTGGGAAAACAGCTCAAAGGTTCTGGCAGACCGTCCAATCGCTCGATAAAGATAAACGAGACTTCGACTGGATAGATGAAGATAGCCTCCAGAGAGCTGTATGCGCGAATGGAAGACTGAATGTAAGCTCTGAAAGCTACCGAGTGTTGATTCTACCCCGCGCACTTTATTTAAAAACTTCAAGCGCCAAGAAAATAGAGGAGTTCGCGCGATCCGGTGGGCTGGTTCTCGTTGTGGATAATGCCCCAATTGGGTCAGCCGAAAGCGGTAGGGATGACCCCGAGATACAAAGTCTTTTTGCAAAGCTTATAGACCAAGGTTTGGTGACAATGCTCTCATATCCTGGAATAATCCCCGAGACGCTCGAGGTACTGTTACCGCGGGACCACTCGCCGAACATTCGCTGTACACACCGAGCTGTAGGCGATATTCACTTCTATTTTGTTTTGCCGGAGAGCGCTGGCCCCTGGAAGATTACACTCTCAGCAAAGGGACAGCCAGAGGTTTGGGACCCATACACTGGCAACGTATACCCGGTAACCGACTATTCGATTACAGATGCTGGAACAGAGATGACCTTTAATTTTGACCTATCGCCAGCTTTCTTCATAGTAATCAACCCCAAAGCCACCGCAAACGAAGGGAAAAACCTTTTAACTAATAACTCCCAACAATCAACGGCGCCTCAGTCTCCCATTCTTCAATTTCCAGACGAGTGGGATTTCCGGATTTATCCAACGCTGGACAATAGGTGGGGCGACTTTCGTCTTCCAGCTTCGAAAGGGATGATGCCTGTCGAAGTTCGGGACTTCCGCTATACAGATGACCCCAAAAACGAGGGGCTCAAGGCAGGATGGCATAAGAGCAACTTCGACGATTCCAAATGGGCCCGTGCGGTATACACCTTTGGACCATACTGGAATATGTCCGATCCGATTAGGATGTCAAGCCTCGACGAACTTGAAAAGCCCATGCCACCAGAGGAATGGCACGCCAACTCACCAAACTGGCGAGCTGTGGTTTATTCACGCCAGCTTGGCATTGAAAAAGACCCAATTCACCTCACTACGCTCGGCCCTAAATCCAGAGTTCCAGCGGATTTTGCTCTGGTAAAATTTGACGAGGTTATCTCCGCCCGATACCTGTCCACATTCGTCTACTCGCCCAAGGCACGCTCGGCAACTTTGTATGTAAGCAGCCAATTCCCAAAGAGGGTATGGCTAAACGGCTCTCTTGTCATCAATCAGCCTGCCAACAAACCTCCTGTCTTTTCTGCACGAGTGAAGTTAATGAAAGGCTGGAATAAAGTTTTGATAAAGCTTGCGCATGATGGGGCCGCCACTGAGCGTCTTTCATTCTCGATATCAGATGAAAACATGCCATCTGCGAAATGGATTTGGGCGGCAAAGCCTGAAGCACCGATAGTCTACTTCCGTAAAGTGCTAGAAGTGCCCTATCAGCCAAAGGAATCTTCCATAAACATCACGTGTGATAACGGTTATGAACTGTATGTGAATGGGAAGCTGATTGGCAGAGAAGTGGGATACGACCAATCGTATTGGCAAACTGCCGAGCACTTCTCGATTCCTCTGCGCAAAGGCAAGAACATCATCGCCGTTAAGGCGATAAACCTCGGAGGCCCAGGAGGCCTTGTTGCATGGGGCGAGGTGAAATCCGCCTCCAACAAACGACTTCCTCTTGCAACTAATGAGACATGGGAGTTCTCGACGCGGTGGGAACCAGGATGGACGACAAAGAAGGCACTGACCGGTTGGCTTCCAGCAAAGTGCCTCGGCAGTCTCGACAATTCACAATGGGGGAAAGTTTTCGCTCAGCCTGCTTCACAGAATCTCAAGCAATGCCCAGCCATGCCGAATTTCGACTTACCGGGCACAATTTACGACCCCAACCCGACTTATGCTCCCTATGCTTGGTATAGATTCAAACTCCCGCCTGGCACAATCGCAATTCGCCCTTCGGTATCAGTCCCATATGAAATATATGTCAATGGCAATCGGCAGGTAATTGGAAAAGATGGGGTAGTCAGGCTCAAATCACCAGTTAGCGGAGGAGTATGCGCAATTCGAGCGAAGCAGAAGCCGGGGCTCAAGGCGGGAGCTATCTTCTCTAAGCCGATACAATTCGAGTGCGCACCCGGAAAGATTACCCTAGGCTCGTGGCATGAGAAAGGATTGTCCACATACTCAGGCATTGGGGTCTACAGCAGAACATTCAATCTACCAGGGGAATACGTAGGCAAGCCGCTAATACTCGACCTCGGCGAGGTAAGAGGGACGGCCGAAGTGCGAATTAATGGCAAGCAAGCAGGCGTTCGGATATGGAAGCCCTATCGCTTCGAAATCGGCAACCTCGTAAGAGCTGGCGACAACAAAGTAGAAATAATCGTAACCAATACTCTGGGCCCGCATTATCGTATTGCGATGCCAACGCCATACGTCTACCCAGGGCAGGAAATCTCCGGCATCCTAGGCCCTGTTAGCTTAATGCAAAGGGAAAACAATATTAAACTGCCCAATTAA
- a CDS encoding phosphoglycolate/pyridoxal phosphate family phosphatase, which produces MRQRTFVFDLDGVIYRGEQLLPGVAETIETLRRFGHQVYFFTNNSTKTREQYVDKLRRMGILVDKAQIMTSGYATALYFCEHGAKGKSIYLIGEPGLRQVLIEAGMRIVENIPEEKADYVVVGWDKGFNYEKITKALWAIRGGAEFIATNRDATYPLEGGQVIPGAGAMVAAVEAAAGVTPRVIGKPETYAVRKLFEVAGASPENSVIVGDRLDTDILVGKRLGITTVLVLTGISTEKDVELAPKEMKPDFVVKTLPEILRLFLGNAVRAEARACSILDDKQ; this is translated from the coding sequence TTGCGTCAACGTACATTTGTTTTCGACCTCGACGGTGTCATCTACCGCGGCGAGCAACTCCTACCTGGGGTGGCGGAGACCATCGAAACCTTGAGGCGGTTTGGCCACCAGGTATACTTCTTCACCAACAATTCCACTAAGACCCGGGAGCAGTATGTTGACAAGCTCCGTCGCATGGGCATCCTAGTTGATAAAGCGCAAATAATGACGTCAGGATACGCAACTGCCCTATATTTTTGTGAGCATGGTGCAAAGGGTAAGTCAATTTACCTAATTGGTGAGCCGGGACTCCGACAGGTTCTAATCGAAGCTGGCATGCGTATTGTGGAGAACATACCCGAAGAGAAAGCCGACTATGTTGTGGTTGGTTGGGACAAAGGATTTAACTACGAAAAGATTACGAAAGCGCTTTGGGCGATACGAGGTGGCGCTGAGTTTATTGCCACTAATAGGGATGCAACTTACCCGCTAGAAGGAGGGCAGGTCATCCCTGGGGCGGGAGCAATGGTTGCGGCAGTGGAGGCAGCGGCCGGGGTCACCCCGCGAGTAATTGGAAAGCCGGAGACATATGCAGTGCGAAAGCTTTTCGAAGTTGCTGGCGCTTCTCCTGAGAATAGCGTGATTGTTGGAGATAGGCTTGATACAGATATCCTTGTTGGAAAAAGGCTTGGCATTACGACCGTCTTAGTTCTTACAGGCATATCAACTGAGAAAGACGTAGAGTTAGCACCAAAAGAGATGAAGCCTGACTTTGTGGTTAAGACACTTCCTGAAATCTTGAGACTTTTTCTTGGCAATGCAGTGAGGGCAGAAGCTAGAGCTTGCAGTATCTTGGATGATAAACAATAA